One region of Faecalibacter bovis genomic DNA includes:
- the atpH gene encoding ATP synthase F1 subunit delta, translated as MAGFRAANRYAKGLMQYALEANQTDLVYAEMNEVINIINKSDDLKVFLNSPILDVKVKETTLAQIFASFSPTSQKFISLVVKQGRENILSKIAEQFITIYDIMNNIVTAEITSAVELDQPTIDKIVAKAKEGLDANAQVKVVNKIDASLIGGFVLKVGNTQIDSSIKSRLTSLKKEFLNKDYIPKY; from the coding sequence ATGGCAGGATTCAGAGCAGCAAATAGATATGCTAAAGGTTTGATGCAATACGCTTTAGAGGCGAATCAAACTGACCTTGTCTATGCTGAGATGAATGAAGTGATTAACATTATTAATAAAAGTGATGATTTAAAAGTTTTTTTAAACTCACCTATTTTAGATGTTAAAGTGAAAGAAACAACATTAGCACAAATTTTTGCTAGTTTCTCTCCAACTTCTCAAAAATTCATTTCATTAGTTGTAAAACAAGGAAGAGAAAACATTTTATCAAAAATCGCTGAACAATTTATCACGATTTATGATATTATGAATAATATTGTAACAGCAGAAATTACTTCAGCTGTTGAGTTGGATCAACCAACAATTGACAAAATTGTAGCTAAAGCGAAAGAAGGTTTAGATGCAAATGCACAAGTGAAAGTTGTGAATAAAATTGATGCTTCTTTAATCGGAGGTTTCGTTTTAAAAGTAGGTAATACTCAAATCGATTCATCAATTAAATCAAGATTAACTTCACTTAAAAAAGAATTTTTAAATAAAGATTACATTCCTAAATATTAA
- the atpE gene encoding ATP synthase F0 subunit C, which produces MSGSIAALGAGLAVLGVGFGIGKIGSSAMEGIARQPEAASKIQTAMIIAAALIEGAGLFGIVVALLGNG; this is translated from the coding sequence ATTTCAGGAAGTATTGCAGCTTTAGGAGCTGGATTAGCAGTATTAGGAGTAGGTTTCGGAATCGGTAAAATCGGTTCTTCAGCTATGGAAGGTATCGCTCGTCAGCCAGAAGCAGCTTCAAAAATTCAAACAGCTATGATTATCGCTGCAGCCTTAATCGAGGGTGCTGGTTTATTCGGAATCGTAGTTGCGTTATTAGGTAACGGATAA
- a CDS encoding F0F1 ATP synthase subunit B, producing the protein MDLITPSVGLIFWTAIVFIILLVILRSVAWKPILSAVTEREKSIEDALNAAKKAEEKLVALNAENERLIKEAKIERDAILKEAREMKDKIVNEAKSTAQVEADRLIESAKTAISNEKAAAMADIKNQVGQLSIEIAEKILSKELADKPAQEALVNQVIDQVKFN; encoded by the coding sequence ATGGATTTAATAACTCCTTCGGTTGGTCTGATTTTTTGGACAGCGATTGTTTTTATCATCTTATTAGTAATCTTAAGATCTGTAGCTTGGAAACCAATCTTATCTGCAGTTACTGAAAGAGAAAAATCTATCGAAGATGCTTTAAATGCAGCTAAGAAAGCAGAAGAAAAATTAGTAGCATTAAATGCAGAAAACGAAAGATTAATCAAAGAAGCTAAAATTGAGCGTGATGCGATTTTAAAAGAAGCTCGTGAAATGAAAGATAAAATCGTTAACGAAGCAAAATCTACTGCTCAAGTTGAAGCTGACCGTTTAATCGAATCTGCTAAAACAGCAATTTCTAACGAAAAAGCAGCTGCGATGGCTGATATCAAAAACCAAGTTGGTCAATTATCAATCGAAATTGCAGAGAAAATTTTATCTAAAGAATTAGCTGACAAACCAGCTCAAGAAGCTTTAGTAAATCAAGTTATTGATCAAGTTAAATTCAACTAA